A genomic stretch from Candidatus Bathyarchaeota archaeon includes:
- a CDS encoding sugar ABC transporter permease: MSIKKFYLFEKSLYSNQFYNIFATLPSVLVFSILLIMPLVTEIIYAFSTLTEPLSLGSIMYVLNESLYIESFIRTVVYIIIDIFIKFFVGLITAIALRQVRGYKFLWGIFLLPYTMPLVPALYVWYCMYHPAWGFLNYIARTTGLTQTIINFLGDPSIALYSLIWAHAWRFTPLWTTILLAGLFGIPEEYYESAKIDGATPSRTFFRITLPLIKRYLFLNATLSLIWTSGEFVSIWVLTKGGPANSTHVLGSYAYWYMMAGGNYHIAAAALVCAFPLLMVLIAIFFRILRWR; encoded by the coding sequence TTGAGTATTAAAAAATTTTATTTATTTGAAAAATCTCTATACAGTAATCAATTTTATAATATATTTGCAACGTTACCTTCAGTTTTAGTTTTTTCCATTCTACTGATTATGCCTCTGGTCACTGAAATCATATATGCCTTTTCGACACTAACAGAACCCTTATCACTGGGTTCGATAATGTATGTGCTTAACGAATCGCTCTATATAGAATCGTTTATTAGGACTGTAGTTTATATTATAATAGATATATTCATAAAATTCTTTGTGGGTTTAATAACAGCTATAGCTTTAAGACAGGTTAGAGGCTACAAATTTCTATGGGGCATCTTCCTCCTACCCTACACAATGCCCTTGGTCCCAGCCTTATATGTCTGGTATTGTATGTATCATCCAGCATGGGGCTTTCTAAATTATATTGCCAGAACAACTGGACTCACGCAGACAATAATTAATTTTCTAGGAGATCCATCAATCGCATTATACTCTCTTATATGGGCCCATGCATGGCGATTCACACCACTATGGACAACCATTCTTTTAGCTGGATTATTTGGAATCCCTGAGGAATATTATGAAAGTGCCAAAATCGATGGAGCAACACCATCGAGAACATTTTTCAGGATAACATTGCCCCTCATAAAAAGATACTTATTCTTAAACGCAACGCTATCATTAATATGGACTTCAGGTGAATTTGTTAGTATATGGGTATTAACCAAAGGCGGACCAGCAAATTCAACTCATGTTTTAGGCTCATACGCTTACTGGTACATGATGGCGGGTGGAAACTACCACATCGCGGCAGCTGCGCTTGTATGCGCCTTCCCATTACTGATGGTTTTAATTGCAATATTCTTTAGAATTTTGAGGTGGAGATAA